DNA sequence from the Daphnia pulex isolate KAP4 chromosome 8, ASM2113471v1 genome:
agattcCGTGTAGGCTATAATCTCAATATTAAAATTACAGAGAAATGAAGACTTTTATTATTCGTGTTGGAAGATATCTGAAACTTAAATGCaagttgattgttttgttgttgtttttattcaaaatgttgGTGCTCCTCTACATTTCAGAAGTTCATCATCACAAATTGACAAGTGTCGTCAGAACTGCTGTGACTGGGTGGAACTCAGATGCTAATAATGACGTCACAGATTCAAAAGACTTCATCAAACAATACAAATCGATTCTGATTTGGAACAACAGCCCCAAAGTGATCGAGACGGCAATTTTTGGTTTCGGTCACGATCCTTTCGTTCTGGAGGGATGCGAGTTTTCCGACTGTGCCATTTTCAACCAGGAGTCGGCTGCATCGTTACCATTGGAAGAATTTGACGCTGTGATTGTGCAGATTTCGACAATGTGGCTCAGCGATTTGCCTGAAAATCGCACGAATCACCAGCGCTTCATCTTTTTCGCGCAAGAGTCGCCAGCGTCGATGACCGAATCTCTGaccgacattttttcaatgCGCAACTATTTCAACTGGACCATGAGCTACCGAACCAATTCAGACATTCAATTCTTGTACGGACGGATTCAGCCGGGACCGACAGCCCCGAAGACTCGAGAAGAAACTCTTCGTTTGATGAAAgacaatagaaataataataagaattacGCCGCTAATAAAATCAAGTTGGTCGCCTGGATGGTTGGTCATTGCGACACGCTAGGATTGAGGGAAATTTACGTCAGTCAACTCGCCAAATTC
Encoded proteins:
- the LOC124200593 gene encoding alpha-(1,3)-fucosyltransferase C-like; protein product: MLVLLYISEVHHHKLTSVVRTAVTGWNSDANNDVTDSKDFIKQYKSILIWNNSPKVIETAIFGFGHDPFVLEGCEFSDCAIFNQESAASLPLEEFDAVIVQISTMWLSDLPENRTNHQRFIFFAQESPASMTESLTDIFSMRNYFNWTMSYRTNSDIQFLYGRIQPGPTAPKTREETLRLMKDNRNNNKNYAANKIKLVAWMVGHCDTLGLREIYVSQLAKFIPIDVYGKCGNMSCSRNTMHAYSDPQCYQMLEAKYKFYLSFENSICEEYVTEKFFEIANRDIVPVVYGGADYKRIAPPHSFIDALEFTPEALAQYLTILDANDELYNEFFWWKSHYKVEAGLEQMARHGFCDLCKKLHQDQVPKCYPQLETEWDPKNKCWEN